GCTTGTTGGTGAGCTCAACGCGAAACATCGCGTTAGGCAGCGCCTCAGTCACAACGCCCTCGATCTCAATGACCCCGTCCTTCTTGGCCATACCCTCCGCTAACTGTTGTTTGCCGCAGCCCTTCCGGTTGCACCGGAAATGACCACGGACGTTTTTGATTGATTGGCTGATGCCTCCCGGCCACAAAAGGGCACAACAGGGCAGACAACCAACAGACAACACTACGGCATTGCCGCCGAAATGTTAAATCCAGCAATCGTAGCGCACTCAGCGTCCGTATGCACCAAAGTGGCCCGACGGAGTGCTCACGGCCCGCGCGCTGGCGATCCCGTCCAGGATCGCCAGGCGGACGACGTCGGCAGCCGCACTTTGCAGGCTGATCAGGCTCCCCTGCCGAGCCGCCTCGCTGCTGCGGTCCAGCGACAGGGCGCCGGTGGCGAGGCAAAAGACGGTGTCGCCGTCGGCCAGGGTGTGGCTGGGATACAGTGCCCGCGCCAGGCCGGCATGCGCCGCCGAAGCGGTGCGTTTGCATTCGGCTTTGTCCAGGACCGCATTGGTGGCTACAACGGCAAGGGTGGTGTTGAGCGGCGGCGCAGCCGTGACTTTCGCTTGCCGATCAGTGATCGCGCCGGAACCCTCGTAGGGCAGGCCCAGGGCGTTAACTACGGCGAGGGCCCCGACCACGACGCCGTTCTCCAGCGTGATCGAGGCTGTGCCTATGCCGCCCTTATAGGTCCCCCGGCCAATGAGGGCGCCGGTGCCGGCGCCTACGTTGCCTCGTTCGACGGCGTGCCCTTCAGTGCGGCCGGCCGCGTCCGCTGTGGCCGCGTAGCCCATGGCGGCGTCCGGGCGGGCAGCAAAGTCGCCGCCGCGGCCAAGGTCGAAGATCGCCGCCGCCGGCACGATTGGGACCAGTCCGCCGGGCACGGTGAACCCGCGGCCGTGCTCCTCGCACCAGCGCTGGGCCCCGCCGGCGGCGGCCAGGCCGTAGGCGCTCCCTCCGGTGAGTACGACGGCGTCAACGGTGCGGGTCAGGGTTGTGGGGTCCAGCGCGTCGGTTTCATGCGTTCCTGGGCCGCCGCCGCGGACGTCGACGGAGCCCGCAGTGCCGGCCGGAGGGAGCACCACCGTCACCCCGCTGAGCCACCCGGCGGCCGTCCTTTCCGTGTGGCCCACCCGGATTCCCGGCACGTCCGTAATCGAAGTGATTGCAGTCATGGGTCCATTGTGCGCGCAGCCGCCGTGAACATGACCGGCGCACATCACACGGTCCCGGGCGAACTTTGTGTAATACTGCAACCAACATTAGGTAAACGGGCACGGAAGCCTGCCAAAACAATGCTCCGACCGGGGCTTGATCGGGGTTCCGCCCACCACCTGTGTGGTGAAGTGTTGTTGATCCCCCGCCCACTTGCCTGCCATCGGCAGGCCCGGATCCGTTAGAGACCCCTATGACACGACAATTGACCGAGAGTCCTCCGGCTATCGCCCGGACTGTCGCACCGGACCCGCGCCGGGGACGCTGGTCCAACCGGACCCGCCGGGATTTTATGGTCTTCCTGGCGCTGGCCCTGCCAAACCTTGCACTGATAGCGGTGTTTACCTACCTGCCGCTGATCAATAACATCTACTACTCCACGCTTGACTGGACCCTTGGCTCCGCTTCCGCCACGGTCGTCGGCTTCGACAACTACATCAACTTCTTCACCAGCGCCGACGCCGCCAAGGTCCTGGGGACCACCGCCGTCTTTACCGTTATCACCGTTGGCGGCTCCATGGTCCTCGGTTTGCTGGTAGCCCTCGCGTTGAACTCCAAAGTCCGCGGAACCACCTTCGCCCGGTCCGCCGTCTTTGCCCCCTACGTGCTCAGCGGTGTGGGCGTTGGGCTGGTCTGGCTGTTCATCTTTGATCCCGGCTACGGCGTGCTCGCCTGGCTGCTGCGAGGCTTCGGCCAGCAGAGCCCCCAGTGGATCAACGACCCGCAACTGTCCCTGGTGATGGTCATCATCGTCTATGTCTGGAAAAACCTCGGCTACTGCGCCGTCGTCTACCTCGCCGGGTTGCAGTCGCTCCCCCAGGATGTGATGGAGGCCGCCTCCCTGGACGGCGCCAACGGTTTCCGCCGCTTCGTCAGCATGTCGGTTCCGCTGCTCTCTCCCACAACCTTCTTCCTGCTGATCACCACAATGCTCAGCTCCCTGCAGGCCTTCGACCTGATCCGGATCATGACCCCGCTGGGCAACGGCACCAGCACCCTGATTTACGAGGCATACCTGCAGGCTTTCGGTGCCTTCAACCGGGCCGGCTACTCCGCCTCAATCTCCGTGATCCTCTTTGGCATCCTGCTCATCATCACCGTGCTGCAGGTGCGGTTCGTCGAACGGAAGGTGCACTACTCGTGAGCACACTCTCGCCCGTGAATCCCGATCCCCCGGCCGCAGCCGCCTCCGGCACCGAGGCTGAGGTGCCGCGCCAGCGGCCGTTTTCCCGCGCCAACCTGGTGCAGACAATCGCCGGCGGCTACGTCCCCCTCATCCTCGGCACCCTCGTCGTGGTCCTGCCACTGTTATGGATGGTCCTCAGTTCCCTCAAGCAACCCGGTGAAATCATCACCATGGACCTCAAGCTCCTGCCGGAGAGCGTAAACCTGGACAACTACCGCGTTGCGATGACCACCGTGCCGTTTGCCCAGTTCTTCCTCAACAGCCTGATTGTGACTACCGTGGGCGCCACCGTGAAGGTGATCCTGGCCATCCTGACCGCCTACGCCCTGGTTTTTGTGCGCTTTCCCTTCAAGAACGCCATTTTCATTCTTATCCTGGTCGCGCTGATGGTGCCGCCGCAGGTTTCGATCCTGCCCAACTACATCCTGATCGCGGGCATGGGCGGAAAAAACACGCTGTGGGGCATCATCCTGCCCGGACTCGGCACCGCCTTCGGCACCTTCCTGCTGCGCCAGCATTTTATGACGCTGCCCGGCTCCATCCTGGAGGCTGCCGAGATCGACGGCGCGGGCCACTGGCGCCGGCTGTGGCAGGTCGCTGTCCCGGTCTCCGGCCCCTCCATAGCTACCGTCGCCCTGGTCACAGTGGTGAGCGAATGGAACGACTACATCTGGCCCCTTATCATTACCGACCGGCCGGAAACCATGACACTGCCCGTCGGCCTGACGCTGTTGCAGAACTCGGAAGGAAACGGCTCCGGCTGGGGCATCCTGATGGCCGGCGCCGTACTGGTCATTGTGCCCATCCTCTTGGTCTTTGCCGCCCTGCAGCGCTATATCGTCGCCGGCCTCACCCAGGGCAGCGTCACCGGATGACACAGCGCTCGAAAGTTCCCCTGCCCACAACGTCTACACCGTTCAACGAGTCAGCATCATCGAGAGGATCCACCATGGCATCGAATCTTGGCCGAAGGCACTTCCTGGGACTGGCCGGCGCAGGCGCCGGCGCCGCTGCGCTGTCTGCCTGCGGCGGCCCGTCCACCGGCGGCACTGCGGCAGCAACCACCGCCGCCGACATCGACTTCAACGGCGTCAAGCCGGCAGCTTCGATCGATTTCTGGAGCAACCACCCGGGCAAGTCCCAGGACGTGGAAAAAGCCATGATCGACAAGTTCCAGGCCAAATTCCCGGAGATCAAAGTCAACCTCGTCACCGCCGGGGCGAACTACGAGGAAATCGCACAGAAGTTCCAAACATCCCAGGCCGCCAAGTCAGGCCTTCCGGGCCTTGTGGTGCTCTCCGATGTCTGGTGGTTCCGCTACTACACCAACGGCAACATCATCCCGCTGGACAGCCTGGTCAAGCAGCTGGACATCAAGGTGGGGGATTTCCAAAAGTCCCTGGTCGCCGACTACCAGTACGAGGACAAGCAGTGGGCGCTCCCCTACGGCCGCTCCACCCCGCTGTTCTACTACAACAAGGACCACTTCAAGGCAGCCGGGCTGCCGGACCGCGCGCCGAAGACGTGGCAGGAATTTGCCGAGTGGGCCCCTAAGCTGCAGGCCAGCTCCGGCGCCCAGTATGCCTACATTTACCCGGCCCTGGCCGGGTACGCCGGCTGGACATTGCAAAATAACCTGTGGGGTTGGGGCGGCAGCTGGTCCAATGAATGGTCCATCAACTGCGATTCCGCCGAGTCGGTCGCCGCGCTGCAGTGGGCCCAGGACTCCATCTTCAAGGACAAGTGGGCAGGCGTCTCCTCCAAGGAAGCTGCCGACGACTTCGCCGCGGGCATTACCTCATCAACGATCTCCTCAACGGGTTCGCTGTTGGGGGTCCTGAAGTCCGCGAAGTTTAATGTCGGCGTCGGCTACCTCCCGGGCGGACCCAAGAACGAGAGCCCTGTGTGCCCCACCGGCGGTGCGGGATTGGGCATCCCCAGCGGCGTCAGCAAGGAGGTCCAGCTCGCAGCAGCCATGTTCCTGAAGTTCATTACGGAACCGGAAAACACGGCAGACTTCTCCGCGGCCACCGGCTACATGCCCACCCGGACGTCCGCGGACATGACCGCTGTTCTCGCTGCCACCCCGCAGATCAAGACAGCCATGGACCAGCTCGCCGTGACGCGCGTGCAGGACAACGCGCGGGTGTTCCTGCCCGGCGCCGACCAGGAAATGGCCAAGTCCGCCGCGGCGATCCTCACCCAGCAGGGCGATGTCCAGGCGACAATGACGGCACTCAAAAGCACCTTGGAAGGGATCTACACCAAGGACGTGAAGCCTAAACTCAAGAGCTAAGTCCCTCCCACCCAACTGGCTCGCAGTTGTGGCCGTTTTGAGCACTCATAACGGCCACAACTGCGAGCTACTTGGGTTAAGCGGGTTTAGGGAATCGGGACGGGCACGACGCCGAACGGTTCCAGCTTCGCCGCTCCCCCGTCCGGCGCGGACAGAACCCAGATGCCCTTCTCGTGGACCGCAACGGAATGTTCCCACTGGCAGGACCGTTTGCCGTCGGTGGTCACGACTGTCCAGTCGTCGTCCAGGACAGCGGTTTCGATGCTGCCCCGGACCAGCATGGGTTCGATGGCCAGGCACAGCCCGGGACGGATCTTCGGTCCGCGGTGAGTGGTGCGGAAGTTCGGTACGTCCGGGGCCATATGCATTTCGGAACCGATGCCGTGGCCCACATAGTCCTCGAGGATGCCCAAGGCCTTGCCGGGCACGGAGGAAACGTAATCGTCGACGGCGTTCCCGACGTCGCCGACGAACTTCCCGGTCGCGAGGGCGGCAATCCCATGCCACATTGCGCTCTCGGTGACGTCGGAGAGCCTCTGGTCCTCAGGATCGGCCGTGCCCACGATAACGGTTCGCGCGGAGTCCGAGTGCCACCCGTCCAGGATCGCGCCGCCGTCGATCGAAAGGATATCCCCGTCCGCCAGGACGCGGCCGCCGGGGATGCCGTGCACTACTTCCTCGTTGACCGAGGTGCAGATGGTCGCGGGGAACCCGTGGTATCCGAGGAAATTCGATGTGGCACCAGCGTCCTTGAGGACGGCGGCGAACACAGCGTCAAGGTCTTTGGTGGTCTTCCCCGGCGCGGCCGCCGCTGTCGCGGCGTCAAGGGCCCGGCTGAGGACGAGCCCGGCCTGGTGCATGGAACGCATCTGGGCGTTGGTCTTGTATTCGATGCGTGGCTGGCCGAATGCCATTCGCAACTTCCTTTCGGTGGGGCCGGCCGCCCCGATGGGCGGATGGCCAAATGGCTGAGGCCCCTCCCGGTTCACGGGAGGGGCCTCAAGGTTCATGATCCGGTCAGGCCGACTGGGCCGCTTTGATCGCTTCCATCACACGGTCGGTGACCTCGTCGATGCCGCCAATGCCATCAACACGGGTCAGGATGCCACGCTCGGCGTACTTGGCGACGACGGCTTCCGTCTGGCCGTGGTAGAGGTCGAGGCGGTGCCGGATGACGGCTTCGTTGTCGTCGGAGCGTCCGGTTTCCCTGGCGCGGCCCAGCAGGCGGGTGACAAGCTCCTCGTCGTCGGCCGTCAGCTGCAGGACGACGTCGAGCTTCTGGTCCCCTTCGGCGAGGATCCCGTCGAGGTAGTCGACCTGCGCTGTGGTCCGCGGGTAGCCGTCGAGGAGGAAGCCGTTCCCGACGTCGCCCTCCTGCAGCCGGTCGCGAACCATCTTGTTGGTCACGCTGTCCGGGACAAAGTCGCCGGCGTCCATGTACTTCTTGGCTTCGATGCCCAACGGCGTCTCACCCTTGACGTTGGCGCGGAAGATATCTCCCGTGGAGATCGCAATAACGCCGAGGCGCTCAGAAATGCGTTCCGCCTGCGTACCCTTGCCGGATCCGGGAGGTCCGATAATCAACATTCTCGTCATCGCAAAAGCCCTTCGTAGTGACGCTGCTGTAGCTGCGCGTCAATCTGCTTGACGGTCTCCAACCCGACGCCGACCATAATCAGGATCGACGTACCACCGAACGGGAAGTTCTGGTTGGCGTTGATCAGGACCAGGGCGACCAGCGGGATAAGTGCCACAAAAGCGAGGTAAATGGCACCGGGAAGCGTGATCCTGGCAAGCACGTACTGCAGGTAATCTGCAGTCGGCTTGCCGGCACGGATACCCGGAATGAAGCCGCCGTACTTCTTCATGTTCTCAGATACTTCTTCAGGGTTGAAAGTGATCGCAACATAGAAGTAAGTGAAGAACACAATCATGGCGAAATAGAGCGCCATGTAGACGGGGTGGTCACCGCGGACCAGGTTGTTGTTGATCCACTCCACCCAGGGGGCCAGCTGCTCGCCGGGCTTGGGCTGGTTGAACTGCGAGATCAGGCCCGGCAGGTACAGCATCGACGAAGCGAAGATGACGGGAACGACGCCGGCCATGTTCACCTTGATCGGGATGTAGGTACTGGTGCCCCCCACGGTGCGGCGGCCGATCATGCGCTTGGCGTACTGCACCGGGATGCGCCGCTGGGACTGCTCCACAAAGACCACGGCGGCCACCGTCAGCAATCCGATGACCAGGACCAGGAAGAAGGTGCCCGGACCCTTGGAGGTCCAGATGCCACCCAGGGAGCCGGGGAAGCTGGAGACGATCGAGGTGAAGATGAGCAGCGACATGCCGTTGCCAACACCCTTTTCGGTCACAAGCTCGCCCATCCACATGATCAGGCCGGTGCCGGCCGTGAGCGTGATGATGATCAGGATGGTGGTCACGATGCCGGTGTCCGGGATGATCGGCAGCTGGCAGTTGGGCAGCAGTTGGCCGGAGCGGGCCAACGACACCAGGGTCGTGGCATTCAACAGGCCCAGCGCGATCGTAAGGTAACGCGTGTACTGCGTCAGCTTCGATTGGCCGGAGGCACCTTCTTCGTACAACATCTGGAACCGGGGAATAACCACCCGGAGCAGCTGGACGATGATACTGGCCGTGATGTAGGGCATGATGCCCAGGGCGAAGACGGACACCTGCAGCAGCGCACCGCCGCTAAACAGGTTGACGAGCTGGTAGATACCGCCCGAGGTCTGACCGTTCTGCAAGCATTGCTGGACATTCTGGTAGCTCACACCGGGCGAGGGGACAAAGGCACCCAAGCGGAAGATGGTGATGATTCCCAGCGTGAACAACAACTTGCGTCGCAGATCAGGCGTGCGAAAGGCCCGGCCAAATGCGCTAAGCAAGCGTCCTCCTGAGTATTAAGTAAAGTCGTGTGAGGCAGGTCAAATAAACCCAACAACCGAGTCTAACGGGTGGACGCGCCCTGCGAACAATCGCCGGACCGGGAAACGAGAAAAACTCCCGGCAGCCGGGGCCGAAGCCCCGGCTACCGGGAGTTTTCACAACGGGCAACTGCCCCGCCGCCTCCTTAGAGGGCGGTGGTGCTTCCGCCTGCTGCGGCAATCTTCTCTGCGGCGCTGGCCGAGAATGCGTGCACGGTGACGTCAACCTTGACGGTGATGTCACCGGTGCCCAGCACCTTGACGGGCTGGTTCTTGCGAACCGCACCCTTTTCGACCAGGTTCTCCACGGTGACTGCGCCACCTTCCGGGAACAGCTCGTTGAGCTTGTCCAGGTTTACTACCTGGAACTCAACCCGGAACGGGTTCTTGAAACCGCGCAGTTTCGGCAGGCGCATGTGCAGCGGCAACTGGCCGCCGGCAAAGCCAGCCTTGATCTGGTAGCGGGCCTTCGTACCCTTGGTACCGCGACCAGCGGTCTTACCCTTGGAACCTTCGCCACGACCAACACGGGTCCTGGCGGTCTTGGCACCCGGGGCGGGACGCAGGTGGTGAACCTTCAGTGCGTTCTGCTTCTCAGCAGCGGCGCCCTGTGCCTTTTCGGCGGTGTTCTTCTCTGCCATTTACTTCGCCTCCTCTACCTTTACCAGGTGCGGAACCGTGTTGAGCATTCCGACGGTCACGGCGTCGGCGGTGCGGACAACGGTGTGTCCGATCCGCTTCAGGCCGAGGGACCGAAGGGTGTCGCGCTGGTTCTGCTTGCCGCCAATGGCGGACTTGATCTGAGTGATCTCCAACTGTGCGTCGGAGACAAGCACGTTCTTAGCCAAGACTCAGACACCTGCCTTCTGGTTCAAAAGCGCCTTCACCATTGCCGGCGGAGCGATCTCGTCGAGCGGGAGGCCGCGGCGTGCTGCCACTGCTGCCGGCTCTTCGAGGCGCTTCAGCGCGTCAACGGTCGCGTGCACGATGTTGATGGCGTTGGAAGATCCGAGCGACTTGGAGAGGATGTCGTGGATGCCCACGCACTCCAGTACTGCACGGACCGGACCGCCGGCGATCACACCGGTACCGGCGGAAGCCGGACGCAGCATAACAACGCCTGCGGCGGCTTCACCCTGAACGCGGTGCGGGATGGTGCTGCCGATGCGGGGGACGCGGAAGAAGGACTTCTTGGCTTCTTCGACGCCCTTCGCGATGGCGGCAGGAACTTCCTTAGCCTTGCCGTAGCCAACGCCGACCATACCGTTGCCGTCACCGACGACGACGAGGGCGGTGAAGCTGAAGCGACGACCACCCTTGACGACCTTGGAAACACGGTTGATGGTTACGACGCGCTCTACGAACTGGCTCTTTTCGGCTTCACGGCCACCATCGCGGCCACCACGGCCACCACGGTCGCCACGGCCCTGGCCGCGGTCGCCACGCTCGCCGCGACGAGCGCCACCACGGGCGCCGTCAGCGGCAGCAGCAGGCGCAGCGGTCTCAGTTGCCGGAGCAGCTACAGCTTCAGTCACCTGAATGTCCTTTTCGTTATTTTCGGTCACAGTGCCAGCCCACCTTCACGTGCGCCGTCAGCGACGGCGGCGATCCGGCCGTGGTACTTGTTACCACCGCGGTCGAAGACAACTGCTTCGATACCGGCAGCCTTGGCACGCTCGGCGACGAGCTCGCCAACGCGCTTGGCCTTGGCAGTCTTGTCACCGTCGAATGCACGAAGGTCGGCTTCCAAAGTGGAGGCGCTCGCTACGGTCAGGCCCTTGCTGTCATCAACAACCTGGACGAATACGTGGCGTGCGGACCGGTTGACGACCAGACGAGGACGTACAGCCGTTCCGGAAATGCGCTTGCGGATACGAAGCTGGCGACGGCTGCGCTGGGCAGACTTGCTCTTGTTCGTACGCTTCTTGTTAATTGCGATCGCCATGGTTACTTACCAGCCTTTCCGACCTTGCGGCGGATGACTTCGCCTGCGTAGCGGATGCCCTTGCCCTTGTAGGGGTCCGGCTTCCGCAGCTTGCGAATGTTGGCAGCAACCTCGCCGACCTGCTGCTTGGAGATACCTGAAACAGAGAGCTTGGTCGGGGTCTCTACTGCAAAGGTGATGCCGTTCGGTGCCGTGATGTTAACCGGGTGGCTGTAGCCCAGAGCGAACTCCAGGTCAGTTCCCTTTGCCTGAACGCGGTAACCGGTACCGACAATTTCAAGCTTCTTCTCGTAGCCTGCGGTGACACCCTGGATCATGTTGGCGATCAGGGTGCGGGTCAGGCCGTGCAGCGAACGTGAGGCGCGCTCATCGTTCGGGCGGGCGACGGTCAGGGTGCCATCTTCCAGGGAAACCTCGATCGGGCTGGCCACAGTGTGGCTCAGCTCGCCTTTGGAACCCTTGACGCTGACGACAGAGCCGTCAACCTTGACCTCAACGCCGGCAGGAACGGTGATGGGGAGACGTCCAATACGTGACATTATTCTCTTCCTTTCCCGTTACCAGACGTAAGCGAGGACTTCGCCGCCCACGCCCTTCTTGCCGGCCTGCTTGTCAGTCAAGAGGCCGGAAGAGGTGGACAGGATTGCGACACCCAGGCCACCGAGCACGTGCGGCAGGTTGGTGGACTTTGCGTAAACGCGCAGTCCCGGCTTGGAAATACGACGAACGCCAGCGATTGAACGCTCGCGGTTCGGACCGAACTTGAGCTCGAGGGTCAGCTTCTTGCCAACCTCCGCGTCTTCTTCTTTCCAGGAGGCGATGTAACCCTCGGCCTTCAGGATGTCGGCAACGCGTGCCTTGAGCTTGCTGTACGGCATAGACACGGATTCGTGGTATGCCGAGTTTGCGTTGCGCAGACGCGTAAGCATGTCTGCGACGGGATCTGTCATTGTCATGGTGGGCTCTTGCCCTTCCTCATAACGGTTTCCACCGTGCTGGGCAGCCGAACAAGTTCGGAACCAGCACGGACGGACCTTTTACGTAGCTAGATTAATCTTCGGTCTTGAACGGGAAGCCAAGCGCCTTGAGCAGCGAGCGGCCTTCGTTGTCGGTCTTGGCAGTGGTCACGACGGTGATGTCCATGCCGCGAACGCGGTCGATGGAATCCTGGTCGATCTCGTGGAACATAACCTGCTCGGTCAGACCGAAGGTGTAGTTGCCGTTGCCGTCGAACTGCTTGCCGCTGAGGCCCCGGAAGTCGCGGATACGCGGCAGAGCCAGCGTGACCAGACGGTCCAGGAATTCCCACATACGGTCCCCACGCAGAGTTGCGTGTGCACCGATCGGCATGCCTTCGCGCAGCTTGAACTGTGCGATCGACTTGCGGGCTTTGGTTACCTGCGGCTTCTGGCCGGTGATCAGGGTCAGATCGCGGACAGCGCCGTCGATCAGCTTGGAGTCCTTGGCGGCATCTCCAACACCCATGTTCACAACGACCTTCACCAGACGGGGAACCTGGTTGACGTTCTCGTACTTGAATTCCTCAACGAGCGTGCTCTTGATGGAATCCGCGTACTTGGTCTTCAGACGAGGAACGATCTTGCTTGCCGGAGTCTCGAGAGTCTCAGTCATTAGATGTCCTTTCCTGAGCTCTTGGCCACGCGGACACGCACTTCGCGCTTCACGCCATCGCGCTCAACGGTCTCGGTGCGGAAACCGACGCGGGTGGGCTTTTTGGTGGACGGGTCAACCAGTGCCACGTTGGAGATGTGGATCGTAGCCTCGACGACTTCGATGCCACCGGTCTTGGTGCCGCGCTGCGACTGACCGACCTTGGTGTGCTTGGTTACGCGGTTGATACCTTCGACCAACACGCGGTTGGACTCGGGGTATACGCGCAGAACCTTGCCCTGCTTGCCCTTGTCACCGCCGCGCTCAGCCTTGGCACCGGTGATGACCTGAACCAGGTCGCCCTTTTTGATCTTAGCCATGGACTAAAGCACCTCCGGAGCCAGAGAAACGATCTTCATGAACTTCTTATCGCGAAGTTCACGACCAACCGGTCCGAAGATGCGGGTACCGCGGGGGTCACCGTCAGCCTTCAGGATCACAGCTGCGTTCTCGTCAAACTTGATATAGGAACCATCCGCACGGCGGCGTTCCTTCTTGGTACGGACGATGACAGCCTTGACGACGTCGCCCTTTTTTACGTTGCCGCCCGGAATTGCGTCCTTGACGGTAGCGACGATTACGTCGCCAATGCCTGCGTAGCGACGGCCAGATCCACCGAGAACGCGAATGGTAAGGATTTCCTTAGCACCCGTGTTGTCGGCGACCTTGAGTCGCGACTCCTGCTGAATCACTATTTACTCCTTGCGTCGCGCGGGTTCTCAGACCGAAAGTCTTCCTACGGAATGAGCCTTGCGGAACGGTTGATCGGGGTGTCTCTTGACCTGCCTGGATTTTGCCAGACCAGGCCTAAACTCCCGTGCCAAAAACATTTGCTTCCCTGATGAATCCCGACGGGTCGGGGCAGCAGGGGGCACTATGCCGTGGCACGATTGTTTACGAGTTTGATGACAGCGCACAGAGGGCGCCATACAAACTCAAAATCTTAGCACGTTTCAGGCGTATCCCCATATCACGGCAGCGACGCCGGCGGGAAACGGAGAAACCCCCGCGCCCAGAAGGGAACGGGGGTTTCTCGACTCACAGCGAGGCTGCAGGTGTTACTTGGCCTTCTCGAGGATCTCCACCAGACGCCACCGCTTGGTAGCGGAGAGCGGGCGGGTCTCGGCGAGGAGAACGAGGTCGCCGATGCCGGCGCTGTTCTCTTCGTCGTGAGCCTTGATCTTCGTGTTGCGGCGAAGGACCTTGCCATAGAGGGCGTGCTTCACACGGTCCTCGACCTGGACAACAATGGTCTTTTCCATCTTGTCCGAGACCACGTAGCCGCGCTTCGTCTTACGGTCACCGCGCTCGTCAGCCGTAGCTGCGCCGGAAACAGTTTCCGTCACGTTCTCGTCCTTTTCACTCACTTGGTGTCCTCCTCAGTCTCAACCGTTTCAGCCTTGTCGGCCTTCTTGGTTGCAGCTTTCTTGGACTTCTTTTCTTCCTTGGCTTCCACAACCGGTGCGGCAACCTCGGCACGAATGCCCAGCTCGCGCTCACGGAGAACGGTGTAGATGCGGGCGATGTCCTTCTTTACCGCGCGCAGCCGACCGTGGTTCTCCAGCTGACCGGTGGCGGACTGGAAACGCAGGTTGAACAGCTCTTCCTTGGCCTTACGGAGTTCCTCAACGAGTCGCTCGTTGTCGAAACCGTCCAGCTGTGCGGATGCAAGTTCCTTGGATCCTACTGACATTTCTATTCACCACC
This genomic window from Arthrobacter sp. EM1 contains:
- a CDS encoding P1 family peptidase → MTAITSITDVPGIRVGHTERTAAGWLSGVTVVLPPAGTAGSVDVRGGGPGTHETDALDPTTLTRTVDAVVLTGGSAYGLAAAGGAQRWCEEHGRGFTVPGGLVPIVPAAAIFDLGRGGDFAARPDAAMGYAATADAAGRTEGHAVERGNVGAGTGALIGRGTYKGGIGTASITLENGVVVGALAVVNALGLPYEGSGAITDRQAKVTAAPPLNTTLAVVATNAVLDKAECKRTASAAHAGLARALYPSHTLADGDTVFCLATGALSLDRSSEAARQGSLISLQSAAADVVRLAILDGIASARAVSTPSGHFGAYGR
- a CDS encoding sugar ABC transporter permease, translated to MTRQLTESPPAIARTVAPDPRRGRWSNRTRRDFMVFLALALPNLALIAVFTYLPLINNIYYSTLDWTLGSASATVVGFDNYINFFTSADAAKVLGTTAVFTVITVGGSMVLGLLVALALNSKVRGTTFARSAVFAPYVLSGVGVGLVWLFIFDPGYGVLAWLLRGFGQQSPQWINDPQLSLVMVIIVYVWKNLGYCAVVYLAGLQSLPQDVMEAASLDGANGFRRFVSMSVPLLSPTTFFLLITTMLSSLQAFDLIRIMTPLGNGTSTLIYEAYLQAFGAFNRAGYSASISVILFGILLIITVLQVRFVERKVHYS
- a CDS encoding carbohydrate ABC transporter permease — translated: MPRQRPFSRANLVQTIAGGYVPLILGTLVVVLPLLWMVLSSLKQPGEIITMDLKLLPESVNLDNYRVAMTTVPFAQFFLNSLIVTTVGATVKVILAILTAYALVFVRFPFKNAIFILILVALMVPPQVSILPNYILIAGMGGKNTLWGIILPGLGTAFGTFLLRQHFMTLPGSILEAAEIDGAGHWRRLWQVAVPVSGPSIATVALVTVVSEWNDYIWPLIITDRPETMTLPVGLTLLQNSEGNGSGWGILMAGAVLVIVPILLVFAALQRYIVAGLTQGSVTG
- a CDS encoding ABC transporter substrate-binding protein — its product is MASNLGRRHFLGLAGAGAGAAALSACGGPSTGGTAAATTAADIDFNGVKPAASIDFWSNHPGKSQDVEKAMIDKFQAKFPEIKVNLVTAGANYEEIAQKFQTSQAAKSGLPGLVVLSDVWWFRYYTNGNIIPLDSLVKQLDIKVGDFQKSLVADYQYEDKQWALPYGRSTPLFYYNKDHFKAAGLPDRAPKTWQEFAEWAPKLQASSGAQYAYIYPALAGYAGWTLQNNLWGWGGSWSNEWSINCDSAESVAALQWAQDSIFKDKWAGVSSKEAADDFAAGITSSTISSTGSLLGVLKSAKFNVGVGYLPGGPKNESPVCPTGGAGLGIPSGVSKEVQLAAAMFLKFITEPENTADFSAATGYMPTRTSADMTAVLAATPQIKTAMDQLAVTRVQDNARVFLPGADQEMAKSAAAILTQQGDVQATMTALKSTLEGIYTKDVKPKLKS
- the map gene encoding type I methionyl aminopeptidase: MAFGQPRIEYKTNAQMRSMHQAGLVLSRALDAATAAAAPGKTTKDLDAVFAAVLKDAGATSNFLGYHGFPATICTSVNEEVVHGIPGGRVLADGDILSIDGGAILDGWHSDSARTVIVGTADPEDQRLSDVTESAMWHGIAALATGKFVGDVGNAVDDYVSSVPGKALGILEDYVGHGIGSEMHMAPDVPNFRTTHRGPKIRPGLCLAIEPMLVRGSIETAVLDDDWTVVTTDGKRSCQWEHSVAVHEKGIWVLSAPDGGAAKLEPFGVVPVPIP
- a CDS encoding adenylate kinase is translated as MLIIGPPGSGKGTQAERISERLGVIAISTGDIFRANVKGETPLGIEAKKYMDAGDFVPDSVTNKMVRDRLQEGDVGNGFLLDGYPRTTAQVDYLDGILAEGDQKLDVVLQLTADDEELVTRLLGRARETGRSDDNEAVIRHRLDLYHGQTEAVVAKYAERGILTRVDGIGGIDEVTDRVMEAIKAAQSA
- the secY gene encoding preprotein translocase subunit SecY, with the translated sequence MLSAFGRAFRTPDLRRKLLFTLGIITIFRLGAFVPSPGVSYQNVQQCLQNGQTSGGIYQLVNLFSGGALLQVSVFALGIMPYITASIIVQLLRVVIPRFQMLYEEGASGQSKLTQYTRYLTIALGLLNATTLVSLARSGQLLPNCQLPIIPDTGIVTTILIIITLTAGTGLIMWMGELVTEKGVGNGMSLLIFTSIVSSFPGSLGGIWTSKGPGTFFLVLVIGLLTVAAVVFVEQSQRRIPVQYAKRMIGRRTVGGTSTYIPIKVNMAGVVPVIFASSMLYLPGLISQFNQPKPGEQLAPWVEWINNNLVRGDHPVYMALYFAMIVFFTYFYVAITFNPEEVSENMKKYGGFIPGIRAGKPTADYLQYVLARITLPGAIYLAFVALIPLVALVLINANQNFPFGGTSILIMVGVGLETVKQIDAQLQQRHYEGLLR
- the rplO gene encoding 50S ribosomal protein L15, which encodes MAEKNTAEKAQGAAAEKQNALKVHHLRPAPGAKTARTRVGRGEGSKGKTAGRGTKGTKARYQIKAGFAGGQLPLHMRLPKLRGFKNPFRVEFQVVNLDKLNELFPEGGAVTVENLVEKGAVRKNQPVKVLGTGDITVKVDVTVHAFSASAAEKIAAAGGSTTAL
- the rpmD gene encoding 50S ribosomal protein L30 — encoded protein: MAKNVLVSDAQLEITQIKSAIGGKQNQRDTLRSLGLKRIGHTVVRTADAVTVGMLNTVPHLVKVEEAK